In Mycobacterium sp. Aquia_216, a genomic segment contains:
- a CDS encoding AAA family ATPase produces the protein MIFANPDDVIRRFDARDYLLDTGTASAIYLAVTLGRPLLLEGEPGVGKTTAAKTLAAVLDTTLLRLQCYEGLTASEALYDWNYQRQLLAIRLAEVRGTGVSNISEADLYTEAYLVDRPILQCVRHRGPASPVLLIDEIDRADDEFEALLLEFLGESAVTVPELGTFVAEHPPIAILTSNRSRDLHDALRRRCLYHWIDYPQPARAAAIVRRTVPAASTPLIEHATQFVGSARDLDLDKPPGVAETIDWVAALVSLGVADLNPADAAESALASLGALAKTPDDRTLLRDAFIEYSPT, from the coding sequence ATGATCTTCGCAAACCCCGACGACGTGATCCGGCGATTCGATGCCCGGGATTACCTACTCGACACCGGAACCGCCTCCGCGATCTATTTGGCGGTCACGCTCGGCAGGCCGCTACTGCTGGAAGGGGAGCCCGGTGTCGGCAAGACTACCGCAGCGAAAACCCTTGCAGCAGTGTTGGATACAACATTGCTGCGGCTGCAGTGTTATGAGGGCCTGACCGCAAGCGAGGCACTGTACGACTGGAACTACCAACGCCAGCTACTGGCTATCCGACTGGCCGAAGTGCGCGGCACCGGTGTCTCCAACATCTCCGAAGCCGATCTCTACACCGAGGCCTACCTGGTGGATCGACCCATTCTGCAGTGTGTGCGGCACCGCGGCCCGGCGTCGCCGGTGTTGCTGATTGACGAAATCGACCGGGCCGACGACGAATTCGAGGCATTACTGCTGGAATTCCTCGGTGAGTCCGCAGTCACCGTGCCCGAGCTGGGCACCTTCGTCGCCGAACATCCGCCGATCGCAATACTCACCTCCAACCGTAGCCGCGATCTGCATGACGCGCTGCGACGGCGTTGTCTGTACCACTGGATCGATTACCCGCAACCGGCTCGGGCGGCCGCAATCGTCCGCCGAACGGTTCCCGCGGCCTCGACGCCGTTGATCGAACATGCCACCCAATTCGTCGGCAGTGCGCGCGATCTCGATCTGGATAAGCCACCCGGAGTAGCCGAGACCATCGACTGGGTCGCCGCGCTGGTGTCGCTGGGCGTAGCAGACCTCAACCCGGCCGATGCTGCCGAGTCAGCCCTAGCCAGCCTGGGGGCACTGGCCAAGACGCCCGACGACCGCACCCTGCTTCGCGACGCATTTATCGAGTACAGCCCCACATGA
- a CDS encoding SRPBCC family protein, with product MKIANQFTVSAPIDQAWDVLCDLEQVIPLMPGAQLVGHEGDDYLGKVKVKVGPVTSEFSGKVRFVEQDRAQHRAVIDGKGKESRGTGNAAATVTAWLQEAGDRTQVTVDTDLKIVGKLAQFGSGMLQQVSEKLLGQFVESLEAKLAAENAGSTASPAANGAAAGAEEVTPAWPANPVPGTEKGPLADPKPIDLLELAGGGVLKKYGAAAAALVAVLALIWVLRKRS from the coding sequence ATGAAGATCGCCAACCAGTTCACCGTCAGCGCGCCAATCGATCAGGCCTGGGACGTGCTGTGCGACCTGGAACAGGTGATCCCGCTGATGCCGGGGGCACAGCTGGTCGGTCACGAAGGTGACGACTACCTCGGCAAGGTCAAGGTCAAGGTCGGGCCCGTTACCAGTGAGTTCAGCGGCAAGGTGCGCTTCGTCGAGCAAGACCGCGCCCAACACCGCGCGGTCATCGACGGCAAAGGTAAGGAGTCCCGTGGCACCGGGAACGCCGCCGCCACGGTCACCGCCTGGCTGCAAGAGGCCGGCGACCGCACCCAGGTGACCGTCGACACCGATCTGAAGATCGTCGGCAAGCTGGCGCAGTTCGGCAGCGGCATGCTGCAGCAAGTATCGGAGAAGCTACTGGGTCAGTTTGTGGAATCCCTGGAGGCCAAGCTTGCGGCCGAGAATGCCGGCAGCACAGCCAGTCCGGCCGCTAATGGTGCGGCAGCCGGTGCCGAAGAGGTGACTCCGGCCTGGCCGGCCAACCCGGTCCCGGGAACCGAGAAAGGGCCCTTGGCCGACCCCAAGCCCATCGATCTGCTGGAGCTCGCCGGCGGCGGCGTACTCAAAAAGTACGGCGCCGCGGCCGCGGCGCTGGTCGCCGTGCTGGCGCTGATCTGGGTGCTGCGCAAACGCTCGTGA
- a CDS encoding vWA domain-containing protein: MNTPLLLRGVDRAAFAAALVARLRSAGVSVSAGGQGSFVRAIQQLGPQTASAIYWAARLTLVNRMEDLSVFDTVMQEVFGSIQPGDTRGPGSVLPIAGPKTPGPSSAPAAQPASSPSDASAEKLPWITRTVPDHDDSAEAGVLLPDLLPSRIATLADESFDQFDPKELRLLGSWLEASVQSWPWRRGMRFESSRHGKRVDLRATMNASRRTGWESVTLARTRRRRRPRRVVLVCDVSRSMQPYAAIYLHLMRAAVRRQVGMRPEVFAFSTSLTRLTAVLSHRSAEVALKRANEKVTDRYSGTFIGRSVGALLDPPHGNSLRGAVVIVASDGWDSDPPHVLEHALARVRRRAKLLVWLNPRAAHSEYQPLAGSMAAALPHCDLFLPANSLTGIRDLLFALAARESTRSPARAH, encoded by the coding sequence GTGAATACCCCGTTGTTGTTGCGCGGCGTCGATCGGGCGGCGTTCGCGGCAGCCCTGGTGGCGCGGCTGCGCAGCGCGGGAGTCTCGGTGTCCGCAGGCGGCCAGGGAAGTTTCGTGCGCGCAATTCAGCAGCTGGGGCCGCAGACCGCGTCGGCGATTTACTGGGCCGCCAGGCTCACTCTGGTCAACCGGATGGAAGACCTCAGTGTCTTCGACACGGTGATGCAAGAGGTTTTCGGCAGTATCCAACCCGGCGACACACGAGGCCCCGGGTCAGTCTTACCGATCGCCGGCCCCAAGACGCCGGGGCCGTCCAGTGCTCCCGCCGCACAGCCCGCGAGCAGCCCGTCGGACGCGAGCGCCGAGAAACTCCCGTGGATCACGCGGACGGTGCCCGACCACGACGACTCCGCCGAGGCCGGCGTGCTCTTACCCGACCTTTTACCCAGCCGCATCGCCACATTGGCCGACGAATCGTTCGACCAATTCGACCCCAAAGAACTGCGCCTGCTCGGTTCGTGGCTCGAGGCGTCGGTGCAGAGTTGGCCCTGGCGCCGCGGCATGCGATTCGAATCCAGCCGACACGGCAAGAGGGTCGACCTGCGGGCGACGATGAACGCGTCGCGTAGGACTGGCTGGGAGTCGGTGACGCTGGCGCGGACACGACGTCGCCGGAGACCTCGGCGGGTCGTGTTGGTCTGCGACGTGAGCCGCTCGATGCAGCCCTACGCCGCAATTTATCTGCATCTGATGCGCGCGGCAGTGCGGCGGCAGGTAGGGATGCGCCCAGAAGTCTTCGCGTTTTCGACGTCACTGACCCGCCTCACCGCGGTGCTGTCCCACCGCTCGGCAGAGGTAGCGCTAAAACGCGCCAACGAGAAAGTCACCGACCGGTACAGCGGCACGTTCATCGGGCGCAGTGTCGGCGCTCTGCTGGATCCACCACACGGCAACTCGCTACGCGGTGCGGTAGTGATCGTTGCGTCGGACGGCTGGGACAGCGATCCCCCGCATGTGCTCGAGCACGCCCTCGCCAGGGTGCGTCGACGCGCCAAGTTGCTGGTTTGGCTCAACCCGCGCGCGGCGCACAGTGAATACCAACCGCTGGCCGGCTCGATGGCGGCGGCGCTGCCGCATTGCGATCTGTTCCTGCCGGCAAACTCGCTGACCGGCATCCGTGACTTGCTATTTGCGCTGGCTGCTCGGGAATCGACGCGATCACCCGCGCGTGCTCATTAG
- a CDS encoding flavin-containing monooxygenase: MSDGLTPHTHIAIVGTGFGGIAAAIRLNQTGFDDFVLLERAGDVGGVWRDNTYPGAAVDVQCQLYSYSFAPNTQWRHVFAKQTEIWEYLKEVVERFSLRRHLVLNCPVHRLDWDRDGQYWRLQTAHGERTANHVVVATGALADPAIPEIRGKDRFAGVTFHSARWDHDFDLAGKRVAVIGTGASAVQFIPAIQADVAQLTVFQRTPAWVVPRHDRQIGTRSRRVLEALPALQRLQRIGLYLLREGLAVGFRHPALLGQVERRALHHLEAQIKDPELHAKLVPRYRLGCKRILVSDDYFSALGQPNVTVVTEGIREIDEDGVIDVTGAHHGVDAIIFGTGFQTSQLPLTDQLYGIAGQSMAQVWNGNPTAYLGTTVSGFPNCYLIHGPNLGVGHTSMIYMYESQANYIASAIGYARAHSIASIQPTPAAQLAFTADVDRLSAGTVWTAGGCKSWYLNDNGRNVNLWPGSTFDYRRRTMRFDPTKHVLHETTAHAPAGR; this comes from the coding sequence ATGAGTGATGGTCTTACGCCCCATACCCACATCGCCATCGTCGGCACCGGCTTCGGCGGTATCGCGGCCGCAATCCGGTTGAACCAAACCGGGTTTGACGATTTCGTGCTGCTTGAACGCGCGGGCGACGTGGGCGGCGTTTGGCGCGATAACACCTATCCAGGTGCTGCCGTAGATGTGCAGTGTCAGCTGTACTCGTACTCGTTTGCGCCAAATACCCAGTGGCGACATGTGTTTGCCAAGCAAACCGAGATCTGGGAATACCTCAAGGAGGTTGTAGAGCGGTTTAGCTTGCGCCGCCATCTGGTTCTCAACTGCCCTGTTCATCGGCTGGACTGGGACCGGGACGGCCAGTACTGGCGCCTGCAGACTGCGCACGGTGAGCGGACCGCAAACCATGTCGTGGTTGCGACCGGCGCACTGGCCGATCCGGCGATTCCGGAGATCCGTGGCAAGGATCGGTTTGCCGGTGTCACGTTCCACTCCGCACGGTGGGATCATGATTTCGACCTAGCGGGCAAGCGGGTCGCGGTGATAGGGACGGGCGCCTCGGCGGTTCAGTTCATTCCGGCTATTCAGGCAGACGTTGCACAGCTCACGGTGTTCCAGCGGACGCCAGCTTGGGTGGTTCCACGGCATGACCGCCAGATCGGTACGCGAAGCCGGAGGGTACTGGAGGCCTTACCGGCGCTCCAGCGACTCCAGCGCATTGGCCTCTATCTTCTTAGGGAGGGGCTCGCAGTCGGGTTCCGCCATCCGGCATTGCTGGGGCAGGTTGAACGTCGCGCCCTACATCATCTCGAAGCTCAGATCAAAGATCCTGAGCTGCACGCAAAGTTGGTGCCCCGTTATCGTCTCGGTTGCAAGCGCATCCTGGTGTCGGATGACTACTTCTCCGCGCTGGGGCAGCCCAATGTCACGGTGGTCACCGAAGGCATTCGCGAGATCGATGAAGATGGCGTCATCGACGTTACCGGCGCTCACCATGGCGTCGACGCCATTATCTTCGGCACAGGATTTCAGACATCGCAATTGCCGCTCACCGATCAGTTGTATGGCATTGCGGGGCAAAGTATGGCCCAAGTGTGGAATGGCAACCCGACTGCCTACCTCGGTACGACGGTTAGCGGCTTTCCCAACTGCTATCTAATTCATGGTCCCAATCTGGGAGTAGGCCACACGTCGATGATCTACATGTACGAATCGCAAGCGAACTACATCGCTTCGGCCATCGGTTACGCGCGCGCCCACTCCATCGCGTCGATACAACCTACCCCGGCCGCCCAGCTCGCATTCACTGCCGATGTAGACCGGCTCAGTGCAGGAACAGTATGGACCGCAGGCGGCTGCAAGAGCTGGTATCTGAACGACAACGGCCGCAATGTCAATCTCTGGCCCGGCAGCACGTTTGACTATCGCCGTAGGACAATGCGATTCGACCCCACTAAGCATGTCTTACATGAAACGACCGCGCACGCACCGGCTGGTCGGTGA
- a CDS encoding SDR family NAD(P)-dependent oxidoreductase, with protein sequence MGVLDDKVAIVTGTSRGVGVGIAHELLGAGATVIGCSRSPLAAIPGVDGEPGWAKRSDQMVCDQGDYHAIDAMVTAVVERYGRVDILVNNAGGTVPAPHAEDIPALVSRIQGAPRSDDDFERTVLFHAFAVQMNLISPLWFAIRVYRQMQVQDGTGCIINVSSGAGHPAGSPTLVSYGAAKSGLNHLTRSLAEEWGPAARVNCVALGPTITDNFRSFVLPKDDPTGSTYFDALPLKRGGEPAEVGRTCVFLASGAADFINGTTIEIDGGMLPGVLYDAGLKTITDLL encoded by the coding sequence ATGGGTGTGCTGGACGACAAAGTCGCGATCGTCACCGGGACCAGCAGAGGTGTCGGCGTAGGCATCGCCCATGAACTGCTGGGGGCGGGCGCCACGGTCATAGGGTGTTCGCGGTCACCGCTGGCCGCCATCCCCGGCGTGGATGGCGAGCCGGGGTGGGCGAAGCGTTCCGACCAAATGGTCTGTGATCAAGGCGATTACCATGCGATCGACGCGATGGTTACCGCGGTGGTCGAGCGCTATGGGCGGGTCGACATCCTGGTCAACAATGCCGGCGGGACGGTCCCCGCGCCGCACGCCGAGGACATTCCCGCACTGGTGTCGCGCATCCAAGGCGCGCCGCGCTCCGACGACGACTTCGAGCGCACTGTGCTGTTTCACGCGTTCGCCGTCCAGATGAACCTCATCAGCCCGTTATGGTTCGCCATCCGCGTGTACCGCCAGATGCAAGTCCAAGACGGGACCGGCTGCATCATCAATGTCTCCAGCGGCGCGGGCCATCCCGCGGGCTCTCCGACCCTGGTGTCCTACGGTGCGGCGAAGTCGGGACTCAACCACCTCACTCGGTCTCTCGCCGAAGAGTGGGGCCCGGCGGCCCGGGTCAACTGTGTGGCGCTCGGGCCGACGATCACCGACAACTTCCGCTCGTTCGTCCTGCCGAAAGACGACCCGACGGGATCGACGTACTTCGACGCGCTTCCCCTCAAGCGTGGTGGTGAACCCGCAGAAGTCGGCCGAACGTGTGTCTTCCTTGCCTCCGGCGCAGCCGATTTCATCAATGGCACCACCATTGAAATCGACGGTGGCATGCTGCCGGGCGTGCTCTACGACGCCGGACTGAAGACCATCACCGATCTGCTGTGA
- a CDS encoding NAD(P)H-dependent amine dehydrogenase family protein has product MTRRVVQFSTGNVGVHALRSIIERPDLELVGVHARGLDKIGRDAADLCGFDRATGVLATDDTDALLALNADCVVYTSQAETRPHEALAEISRFLAAGTNVVGTSFVWLVAPDQADDWLRGPLAQACSDGDTTLYINGIDPGFSGDTLVYTALSLAARATAVTVQEIFDYGTYDDAEFTGVTFGFGAAPDHQPILFSPGVLASMWGAQVRSLATDLGIELDGVRERYDKWVTPDLIECTMMNVEPGTVAAVRFAVEGVRGGEVIITMEHVNRLTDAAAPNWPYPPDGHPGVHRVRVEGSPGIEINTHVGISGIDHNQGGVIATAARAVNVIDAVCRAPSGILAAHDLRPTDHVRGVMW; this is encoded by the coding sequence GTGACCCGTCGAGTAGTCCAATTCTCCACCGGCAATGTCGGAGTCCACGCGCTACGCAGCATCATCGAGCGGCCCGACCTGGAGCTCGTCGGCGTCCACGCACGCGGACTGGACAAGATCGGACGTGACGCCGCGGACCTATGCGGGTTCGACCGGGCCACCGGAGTGCTCGCCACCGACGACACCGACGCGCTACTAGCTCTGAACGCTGACTGCGTGGTCTACACGTCGCAAGCCGAGACCCGCCCGCACGAAGCTTTGGCCGAGATCAGCCGATTTCTGGCGGCGGGCACGAATGTCGTTGGAACGTCGTTCGTCTGGCTGGTGGCGCCGGACCAGGCCGACGATTGGCTGCGCGGCCCACTGGCACAAGCCTGTTCTGACGGCGATACGACGTTGTACATCAACGGAATTGACCCGGGGTTCTCCGGCGACACCCTGGTCTACACCGCATTGAGCTTAGCAGCGCGCGCCACCGCCGTCACCGTGCAGGAGATCTTCGACTACGGGACCTATGATGACGCCGAATTCACCGGCGTGACTTTCGGTTTCGGGGCCGCGCCGGACCATCAGCCTATTCTTTTCTCACCCGGAGTCCTCGCGTCGATGTGGGGTGCGCAGGTTCGCAGCCTGGCCACCGATCTCGGCATCGAGCTCGACGGAGTACGGGAGCGCTACGACAAGTGGGTCACGCCCGACCTCATCGAGTGCACCATGATGAATGTCGAACCGGGCACCGTGGCCGCCGTCCGCTTCGCGGTCGAAGGTGTGCGCGGCGGCGAGGTGATCATCACCATGGAACATGTCAACCGGCTCACCGACGCGGCGGCGCCTAACTGGCCGTATCCGCCGGACGGACATCCCGGCGTGCACCGCGTCCGTGTCGAGGGCAGCCCTGGCATCGAGATCAACACCCACGTGGGAATATCAGGCATTGATCACAACCAGGGCGGTGTCATCGCCACGGCGGCCCGCGCCGTGAATGTCATCGACGCCGTGTGCCGGGCTCCGAGCGGCATCCTTGCCGCGCATGATCTGCGGCCGACCGATCACGTGCGGGGCGTGATGTGGTAA
- a CDS encoding TetR/AcrR family transcriptional regulator has protein sequence MTSPRRPPTGAQARADRTRAVVIDETVRCILDEGFAPPSVRHITDRAGLTWGVVQYHFGDLEGLLMAVVDKGFGELIDALDELPPRAVREGSVRARTTFVIDTIWGAFSSPTSMAALEILISTRGLRDTVANTHLADLMTTLTSLGRHLGEGLSAPHAGRIGNLIWATLRGLVVAQMVWPEPLDSSRDRRALVDVITAYVESRGG, from the coding sequence ATGACCTCACCCCGTCGGCCGCCCACCGGGGCCCAAGCACGCGCTGACCGCACCCGCGCAGTCGTCATCGACGAGACCGTGCGCTGCATTCTCGACGAGGGCTTCGCCCCACCCAGCGTCCGGCACATCACCGACCGCGCCGGACTGACCTGGGGCGTCGTCCAATACCACTTCGGCGATTTGGAGGGCCTGCTGATGGCGGTGGTGGACAAGGGCTTCGGCGAACTGATCGACGCCCTCGACGAGTTGCCGCCGCGGGCCGTCCGCGAGGGCAGCGTGCGGGCGCGTACCACGTTCGTCATCGACACAATCTGGGGGGCGTTCTCCAGTCCCACGTCGATGGCGGCGCTGGAGATTCTCATCTCGACCCGCGGCCTGCGCGATACCGTCGCCAACACGCACCTCGCCGACCTGATGACCACCCTGACCAGCCTCGGCCGCCACCTGGGAGAAGGCCTGTCCGCGCCGCACGCCGGCCGGATCGGCAACCTCATCTGGGCAACATTGCGCGGCCTGGTCGTGGCGCAGATGGTGTGGCCAGAACCCCTGGACTCGTCCCGGGACCGCCGGGCGCTCGTTGACGTGATCACCGCTTACGTCGAGTCGCGCGGCGGCTGA
- a CDS encoding helix-turn-helix domain-containing protein — MSKTCVTVLGVVSGNLTVTAAARDCGLSRQHMYRLLKRYQFGGLDAIEPRSRRSASNPAPSVTPP, encoded by the coding sequence ATGTCGAAAACATGTGTGACCGTGCTGGGAGTCGTCAGTGGAAACCTCACCGTCACCGCTGCCGCACGGGACTGCGGGCTGTCCCGACAACATATGTATCGACTGCTCAAGCGCTACCAATTCGGCGGCCTCGACGCCATCGAACCTCGCTCGCGGCGATCCGCCAGCAACCCCGCACCGTCGGTGACACCGCCATAG
- a CDS encoding TetR/AcrR family transcriptional regulator, translating to MTQNGPVRRRIDAQRNRDKILAAAQAAFADPEADASMAEIARRANIGSATLYRNFADRRTLLEALYGEEIEVICRAAETGEGVTPGARLQAWLHRFYGYFLNKRVLAAELLDLAGDASPVFRDGFARVVAAAESLVNAAHRSGEVRDDLTVEQVLALVASVANIPGDSEFRKPILTAALDALWVHSRPS from the coding sequence ATGACGCAGAACGGACCCGTCCGCCGCAGGATCGATGCACAACGCAACCGCGACAAGATTCTTGCGGCCGCACAGGCCGCATTCGCCGACCCCGAGGCGGATGCGTCGATGGCCGAGATCGCGAGGCGAGCCAACATCGGTTCGGCCACCCTGTACCGCAACTTCGCCGACCGACGCACCCTCTTGGAGGCACTCTATGGCGAGGAGATCGAAGTGATCTGCCGTGCGGCTGAAACCGGCGAGGGTGTGACCCCGGGGGCGAGATTGCAGGCATGGTTGCACCGCTTCTACGGCTACTTCCTAAACAAGCGTGTCCTGGCCGCCGAGTTACTCGACCTTGCCGGCGACGCCAGCCCGGTGTTCCGTGACGGTTTTGCCCGCGTCGTTGCCGCAGCCGAGTCGTTGGTGAATGCGGCGCATCGTTCCGGTGAGGTGCGCGACGACCTTACTGTTGAGCAGGTTCTGGCACTCGTCGCCTCGGTTGCGAATATCCCCGGCGATTCGGAATTCCGGAAGCCGATCTTGACCGCCGCTCTGGACGCGCTGTGGGTGCACAGTCGGCCCTCGTGA
- a CDS encoding alpha/beta hydrolase family protein, with protein sequence MTTTTALDVVDAVTGRETASLSARPVVLPAPERGNDLQLRVTTPIEGSELPVVLFSHGFGFSMDAYGPLTDFWATHGFVVVQPTHLDSVALGLAPTDPRRPRIWRHRIEDLLHVVDNLDAVVAGVPGLAGRVDTNRVAAAGHSYGATTASALLGARILPPAGDADEDFSDARISAGVLLCLAGLAADDLTPIATQMFPFMNPGFDKMSTPALVAAGDADQSPLSTRGPDWWEDAYRQSPGSKSLLTLFGADHALGGIHAYGTIPQSASEDQATVVLVQRITTAYLRTALHVNETSWATAQDELTHHCAPKGRIQGR encoded by the coding sequence ATGACCACCACCACCGCACTGGACGTCGTCGATGCCGTCACCGGCCGCGAAACCGCAAGCCTGTCGGCCCGTCCTGTGGTCCTGCCCGCCCCCGAGCGCGGCAACGATCTGCAGCTGCGCGTCACCACGCCGATTGAGGGCAGCGAGCTGCCCGTGGTCCTGTTCTCACACGGCTTCGGCTTCTCGATGGATGCATACGGTCCGCTGACAGACTTCTGGGCGACGCACGGCTTCGTCGTTGTCCAGCCAACCCACCTGGACTCAGTCGCGCTCGGCCTCGCACCTACCGATCCGCGGAGACCACGCATCTGGCGCCATCGGATCGAGGACTTGCTGCACGTTGTCGACAACCTCGACGCGGTCGTGGCCGGCGTCCCCGGCCTGGCTGGGCGGGTAGACACCAACCGGGTCGCGGCGGCCGGGCATTCGTACGGTGCCACCACGGCCAGCGCACTGCTCGGCGCGCGGATCCTGCCCCCTGCGGGCGATGCGGACGAGGACTTCTCCGACGCGCGCATCAGCGCCGGGGTGCTGCTGTGTCTGGCCGGCCTGGCGGCCGATGATCTCACCCCGATCGCCACCCAGATGTTCCCCTTCATGAATCCCGGCTTCGACAAGATGAGCACCCCTGCACTCGTTGCGGCCGGCGACGCCGACCAGTCACCGCTGTCCACGCGCGGTCCGGACTGGTGGGAGGACGCCTACCGGCAGAGCCCCGGCAGCAAGAGCCTGCTCACTCTGTTCGGCGCCGACCACGCACTGGGCGGAATCCACGCCTACGGCACGATCCCGCAGTCCGCGTCGGAAGATCAGGCCACCGTTGTCCTCGTGCAGCGCATCACGACCGCATACCTGCGTACCGCCCTTCATGTCAACGAAACCAGTTGGGCCACGGCACAAGACGAGCTCACCCACCACTGCGCGCCGAAAGGCCGAATCCAGGGCAGGTGA
- a CDS encoding FAD-dependent oxidoreductase, whose amino-acid sequence MIGAGPAGRAAAVYAASKGLTTVVLDTIGIGGQAAASSRIENHLGFPYGISGHDLTQRAALQAMKFGVQLTSPCEVVDLDTNGCHLAVTLADGTHIAARAVLIATESDTTN is encoded by the coding sequence GTGATCGGGGCCGGGCCGGCGGGGCGCGCTGCCGCCGTTTACGCGGCCTCTAAAGGACTCACCACTGTCGTCCTCGACACCATCGGCATCGGAGGGCAGGCTGCCGCCAGCTCGAGAATCGAAAACCATCTGGGATTCCCGTATGGAATCAGCGGACACGACCTCACCCAACGAGCAGCGCTGCAGGCCATGAAGTTTGGGGTACAGCTGACCAGTCCGTGCGAAGTCGTCGACCTCGACACCAACGGATGCCACCTCGCCGTCACACTCGCCGACGGCACCCACATCGCGGCGCGCGCTGTCCTGATCGCCACGGAGTCCGATACAACAAATTAA
- a CDS encoding cyclic nucleotide-binding domain-containing protein: MPDAGETAPTQLTKAQLARLAAYAIPQTVEIGDVVFRPGDIDYDLIVIEAGWIEIITPTVGDEPEAVVARYGPRGFLGELNFLTGQTAYLTARVVEAGRVYRMSRNRFRELMADDPELSDVLLRTFLVRRDLLRSTAAAKELAIVGSELSAESLALRTFAARQRLPHHWLDIDSPAGQSLIASAQLTPADLPAVITPQQHLARATPGDVADLLGLSYRHKGEDPADLS, encoded by the coding sequence ATGCCCGACGCCGGAGAAACGGCTCCCACCCAGCTCACCAAAGCGCAGCTCGCCCGCCTTGCCGCCTACGCCATTCCGCAGACCGTTGAGATAGGCGATGTGGTCTTCAGGCCCGGAGACATCGACTATGACCTGATCGTCATCGAGGCTGGGTGGATCGAGATCATCACCCCAACCGTCGGTGACGAGCCCGAGGCAGTGGTCGCACGGTACGGGCCCCGCGGCTTTCTCGGGGAACTGAACTTCCTCACCGGACAAACGGCATACCTGACCGCACGCGTCGTGGAAGCAGGTCGCGTATACCGGATGTCGCGCAATCGATTCCGCGAGTTGATGGCTGACGATCCCGAACTGTCCGATGTCCTACTGCGTACCTTCTTGGTCCGTCGCGACCTCCTGCGATCCACTGCAGCGGCGAAGGAATTGGCCATTGTCGGCAGCGAATTGTCGGCGGAGAGCCTGGCATTGCGGACCTTTGCTGCGCGCCAGCGCCTACCCCACCACTGGCTCGACATCGATAGTCCCGCGGGCCAGTCGCTGATCGCCTCCGCACAGCTCACGCCAGCCGACCTACCCGCGGTAATCACCCCGCAGCAACACCTTGCACGCGCTACGCCTGGCGATGTGGCAGACCTTCTGGGTCTCAGCTACCGGCACAAGGGCGAGGACCCGGCTGACCTCTCGTGA
- a CDS encoding TetR/AcrR family transcriptional regulator, translated as MGRHKEFDDATVVRAARDVFWQRGYASTSLADLQAATGLSRSSLYQTYGSKRALFDRAVESYCDEIVWPMVEPLEADGAGREELVEYFLVLGRHLRRSPRSHAARGCMIANTASELGVLDTEAARVVSEFRERVRSAILHALEGMADGFRDWDSKADLLTTAQFGLMINARLDPTGAAQLAETIAADVKTW; from the coding sequence GTGGGCCGGCACAAAGAATTCGACGACGCGACGGTCGTGCGGGCCGCCCGTGACGTGTTCTGGCAACGCGGGTACGCGTCAACCTCCCTCGCCGATCTGCAGGCAGCGACCGGGCTAAGCCGCTCCAGCCTTTATCAGACCTACGGCAGTAAGAGAGCGCTGTTCGACCGCGCGGTCGAGAGCTACTGTGACGAAATCGTGTGGCCGATGGTCGAACCGCTCGAGGCCGATGGGGCCGGCCGCGAGGAACTGGTCGAGTATTTCCTGGTCCTCGGTCGGCACCTACGTCGATCACCGCGATCGCACGCAGCCCGCGGATGCATGATCGCCAATACCGCCTCTGAATTAGGTGTTCTCGACACCGAAGCCGCCCGCGTAGTGAGTGAGTTTCGTGAGCGCGTGCGCTCGGCAATCCTGCACGCCTTGGAAGGCATGGCCGACGGCTTTCGCGACTGGGATAGCAAGGCCGACTTACTGACCACCGCACAATTCGGTCTGATGATCAATGCGCGTCTCGACCCCACCGGGGCAGCGCAGCTTGCCGAAACCATAGCCGCCGACGTGAAGACCTGGTGA